Within the Beduinella massiliensis genome, the region AGCATCCAGCAGATGATTCAAAAGCTCGTTCGCGGCAAGATCGACGACGGGCAGATGGACGAATCGCCGCTCACATTCCGCGACATCGAGCGCGTGTGCCAGGCGTTTGCGCAGGTGCTCAACGGCGTGTTCCACGAGCGCATCGAGTACCCGGACGTCAACCTGCATCCGGAAAAGGACGAGCAGGTGCCCGACGAGATCGCCGCCTACGTGCCCACGCAGGCGGACGAGCAGAACCTGCACGCGGCGGCAAAGGAGACGGAAGCCGATCCGGTGCAGGAAAGCACGCCCGACGACGCAAAGGACGAGGCTGGAAAGGCGGGAAAGCGGGATGAGGCTTGAAATAGACGGCGCCTGCCGGGACGTGGACGAAGCGCTGCTGCGCCGTGTGGCGGACGCCTGCGAGCAGGAGGAAGGGCTGACGGGACGTTATCAGGCGCTGGCGATGTTCGTGACGGACGAACGCATTCGCGAGATCAACTGTGAGATGCGCAAGAAGGACGCCGCGACGGACGTGCTCTCCTTTCCCACCTGCACTTATCCCCGGGGGACGGCCCGGGACAACGAATCCCTTCTGCGGCGTGAAATCGACCCGGATACGGGCTGTGTGCACCTGGGCGATATCGTCATCTCTCTGGAGCACGCGCGTGCGCAGGCGGAAGAATATGGACACAGCGCTGCACGGGAGATCGGGTATCTGCTCGCGCATGGGCTGATGCATGTAATGGGGTATGACCATATGAACGAAGCGGACAAGCGCGCGATGCGCGAAAAGGAAGAGGCGGCGCTGGCGCGCGCGGGCCTTTCCCGTGATGGAGACGGCGAGCTGCTCGCCGCCGCGCGAGAGATGACGACGCGCGCCTACGCGCCGTATTCCCGGTATACGGTCGGCGCTGCGCTGCGCTCAAAGGATGGGCGCGTCTTCACCGGCTGCAACGTGGAGTGCGCAGCCTATGGCATGGCGATGTGCGCGGAACGCACGGCGCTGTGCAAGGCCGTCAGCGAGGGCGCGCGTGAATTCGAGGCGATCGCCATCGCGTCCAATGGTTCCGCG harbors:
- a CDS encoding cytidine deaminase, translated to MRLEIDGACRDVDEALLRRVADACEQEEGLTGRYQALAMFVTDERIREINCEMRKKDAATDVLSFPTCTYPRGTARDNESLLRREIDPDTGCVHLGDIVISLEHARAQAEEYGHSAAREIGYLLAHGLMHVMGYDHMNEADKRAMREKEEAALARAGLSRDGDGELLAAAREMTTRAYAPYSRYTVGAALRSKDGRVFTGCNVECAAYGMAMCAERTALCKAVSEGAREFEAIAIASNGSAPYPCGACRQMLYEFAPDLRVLVTWGDQVRETTLNALLPEGFGPSSLPGMEEK